In Oncorhynchus tshawytscha isolate Ot180627B unplaced genomic scaffold, Otsh_v2.0 Un_contig_13347_pilon_pilon, whole genome shotgun sequence, the following proteins share a genomic window:
- the LOC121843624 gene encoding tyrosine-protein phosphatase non-receptor type 9-like isoform X1 produces the protein MAEALTSQEELAVEEFLSEVRSREHPHSAALVSQPTAVKFLMARKFDVSRATDLFQAYKNTRIKEGIFNINPEEEPLRSELLSGKFTVLPGRDAKGAALALFTARLHRSDVTTHRAVLQAIIFQLDKAIESVDTQRDGLIFIYDMTNSSYGNFDYELCVKILDLLKGAFPARLKCVFIVSSPLWFRAPFAVLRLFVREKLRERVCTVKAHELSNYIPVSSLPEHLDGTSRYSHVAWIQSCVNTHTAPGDAHTHPHDTHDCVGSLLLSYSLEPHNANAAATLAATQTSIDSHSDSPLLLASELALAATANSNCYDDSNANPHVHCGTVNGRTRGRAQNSPQSSGPQRNHQHWNGSARSYGVKAGLGVNTVVGVVSGASPNANSVNGRQPPPQSDTPPDTPLHHKVVGITMSDGSETLDDGTANEEEQEGEEEEDEVDGVPPLPQKSLPRHPQPPPSQCPSLSGASQPDEDPCPQEEVSVHMPDGVGMNVLELVEHVKKRKKKGIYQEYEEIRKEPPTGSFDYSKKLSNQIKNRYSDVLCLDQSRVRLCQLCDDEDETSDYINASLMDGYKRSNAYIATQGPLPKTFGDFWRMVWEQMVLIVVMTTRVVERGRVKCGQYWPKEEGDNGAAWTLPG, from the exons ATGGCGGAAGCCTTGACGAGTCAGGAGGAACTG GCGGTGGAGGAGTTCCTGAGTGAGGTGCGTAGCAGGGAACATCCCCACAGTGCTGCTCTGGTCTCTCAGCCGACCGCCGTCAAGTTCCTCATGGCGCGCAAGTTTGATGTCTCCCGAGCAACAGACCTCTTCCAGGCATACAAG AACACGAGGATTAAGGAGGGCATCTTCAACATTAACCCAGAAGAGGAACCTCTCCGTTCTGAACTGCTCAGCGGAAAGTTCACCGTCCTG CCTGGTCGTGATGCTAAGGGTGCTGCTCTGGCTCTGTTCACCGCTCGTCTCCACCGCTCTGACGTCACTACCCATAGGGCTGTGCTGCAGGCCATCATCTTTCAGCTGGACAAAGCCATCGAGAG tgtTGACACCCAGAGAGATGGTTTAATATTCATCTATGACATGACCAACTCCAGCTATGGGAACTTTGACTATGAGCTCTGTGTCAAGATCCTCGACCTCCTCAAG gGTGCGTTCCCAGCGCGTCTGAAGTGTGTGTTCATCGTGTCGTCTCCTCTCTGGTTCAGAGCTCCCTTCGCCGTCCTCAGACTCTTCGTACGTGAGAAGCTGAGAGAGAGG gtGTGTACAGTGAAGGCCCACGAGCTGTCCAATTACATCCCAGTCTCTTCTCTTCCGGAACACCTGGACGGAACCTCCCGGTACAGCCACGTTGCCTGGATACAGTCCTGCGTCAACACACACACCGCCCCAGgcgacgcgcacacacacccgcACGACACACACGACTGCGTGGGCAGCCTGTTGCTCTCGTACAGCCTGGAGCCACACAACGCTAACGCCGCCGCTACGTTGGCCGCTACGCAAACCTCCATAGACTCCCACTCAGATTCGCCGCTGCTGTTAGCCTCCGAGCTAGCGTTAGCGGCTACGGCTAACTCCAACTGCTACGACGACAGTAATGCTAACCCACACGTCCACTGTGGTACAGTGAACGGCAGGACTCGAGGCCGGGCCCAGAACAGCCCCCAGAGCTCTGGACCACAGAGGAATCACCAACATTGGAACGGGTCTGCCCGTAGCTACGGTGTCAAGGCAGGGTTGGGGGTTAATACCGTTGTTGGGGTTGTTAGCGGCGCTAGCCCCAATGCTAACAGCGTGAATGGTCGCCAGCCCCCTCCCCAGTCGGACACGCCCCCGGACACACCCCTCCACCACAAAGTAGTAGGAATTACGATGAGTGACGGGTCAGAAACCCTCGACGACGGAACAGCGAACGAGGAagagcaggaaggagaggaggaagaggatgaggtagATGGGgtgcctcctctccctcagaaGTCTCTCCCACGCCACCCTCAACCCCCGCCGTCCCAGTGCCCCTCACTCAGCGGCGCGTCACAGCCGGACGAGGACCCTTGTCCCCAGGAAGAGGTGTCCGTACACATGCCTGACGGGGTAGGGATGAACGTGTTGGAGCTGGTGGAGCAcgtgaagaagaggaagaagaaaggaATCTACCAGGAGTATGAAGAGATACGCAAGGAGCCTCCTACTGGTAGCTTTGACTACAGCAa AAAGCTGTCCAATCAGATCAAGAACAGGTACAGTGATGTCCTCTGTCTGGACCAATCACGTGTCAGACTCTGCCAGCTCTGTGATGATGAGGACGAG acGTCAGACTACATCAATGCTAGTCTTATGGACGGCTACAAGAGGAGCAACGCTTATATCGCAACTCAGG
- the LOC121843624 gene encoding uncharacterized protein LOC121843624 isoform X2 → MAEALTSQEELAVEEFLSEVRSREHPHSAALVSQPTAVKFLMARKFDVSRATDLFQAYKNTRIKEGIFNINPEEEPLRSELLSGKFTVLPGRDAKGAALALFTARLHRSDVTTHRAVLQAIIFQLDKAIESVDTQRDGLIFIYDMTNSSYGNFDYELCVKILDLLKGAFPARLKCVFIVSSPLWFRAPFAVLRLFVREKLRERVCTVKAHELSNYIPVSSLPEHLDGTSRYSHVAWIQSCVNTHTAPGDAHTHPHDTHDCVGSLLLSYSLEPHNANAAATLAATQTSIDSHSDSPLLLASELALAATANSNCYDDSNANPHVHCGTVNGRTRGRAQNSPQSSGPQRNHQHWNGSARSYGVKAGLGVNTVVGVVSGASPNANSVNGRQPPPQSDTPPDTPLHHKVVGITMSDGSETLDDGTANEEEQEGEEEEDEVDGVPPLPQKSLPRHPQPPPSQCPSLSGASQPDEDPCPQEEVSVHMPDGVGMNVLELVEHVKKRKKKGIYQEYEEIRKEPPTESCPIRSRTGTVMSSVWTNHVSDSASSVMMRTRRQTTSMLVLWTATRGATLISQLRVLCRRRLVISGAWCGSRWC, encoded by the exons ATGGCGGAAGCCTTGACGAGTCAGGAGGAACTG GCGGTGGAGGAGTTCCTGAGTGAGGTGCGTAGCAGGGAACATCCCCACAGTGCTGCTCTGGTCTCTCAGCCGACCGCCGTCAAGTTCCTCATGGCGCGCAAGTTTGATGTCTCCCGAGCAACAGACCTCTTCCAGGCATACAAG AACACGAGGATTAAGGAGGGCATCTTCAACATTAACCCAGAAGAGGAACCTCTCCGTTCTGAACTGCTCAGCGGAAAGTTCACCGTCCTG CCTGGTCGTGATGCTAAGGGTGCTGCTCTGGCTCTGTTCACCGCTCGTCTCCACCGCTCTGACGTCACTACCCATAGGGCTGTGCTGCAGGCCATCATCTTTCAGCTGGACAAAGCCATCGAGAG tgtTGACACCCAGAGAGATGGTTTAATATTCATCTATGACATGACCAACTCCAGCTATGGGAACTTTGACTATGAGCTCTGTGTCAAGATCCTCGACCTCCTCAAG gGTGCGTTCCCAGCGCGTCTGAAGTGTGTGTTCATCGTGTCGTCTCCTCTCTGGTTCAGAGCTCCCTTCGCCGTCCTCAGACTCTTCGTACGTGAGAAGCTGAGAGAGAGG gtGTGTACAGTGAAGGCCCACGAGCTGTCCAATTACATCCCAGTCTCTTCTCTTCCGGAACACCTGGACGGAACCTCCCGGTACAGCCACGTTGCCTGGATACAGTCCTGCGTCAACACACACACCGCCCCAGgcgacgcgcacacacacccgcACGACACACACGACTGCGTGGGCAGCCTGTTGCTCTCGTACAGCCTGGAGCCACACAACGCTAACGCCGCCGCTACGTTGGCCGCTACGCAAACCTCCATAGACTCCCACTCAGATTCGCCGCTGCTGTTAGCCTCCGAGCTAGCGTTAGCGGCTACGGCTAACTCCAACTGCTACGACGACAGTAATGCTAACCCACACGTCCACTGTGGTACAGTGAACGGCAGGACTCGAGGCCGGGCCCAGAACAGCCCCCAGAGCTCTGGACCACAGAGGAATCACCAACATTGGAACGGGTCTGCCCGTAGCTACGGTGTCAAGGCAGGGTTGGGGGTTAATACCGTTGTTGGGGTTGTTAGCGGCGCTAGCCCCAATGCTAACAGCGTGAATGGTCGCCAGCCCCCTCCCCAGTCGGACACGCCCCCGGACACACCCCTCCACCACAAAGTAGTAGGAATTACGATGAGTGACGGGTCAGAAACCCTCGACGACGGAACAGCGAACGAGGAagagcaggaaggagaggaggaagaggatgaggtagATGGGgtgcctcctctccctcagaaGTCTCTCCCACGCCACCCTCAACCCCCGCCGTCCCAGTGCCCCTCACTCAGCGGCGCGTCACAGCCGGACGAGGACCCTTGTCCCCAGGAAGAGGTGTCCGTACACATGCCTGACGGGGTAGGGATGAACGTGTTGGAGCTGGTGGAGCAcgtgaagaagaggaagaagaaaggaATCTACCAGGAGTATGAAGAGATACGCAAGGAGCCTCCTACTG AAAGCTGTCCAATCAGATCAAGAACAGGTACAGTGATGTCCTCTGTCTGGACCAATCACGTGTCAGACTCTGCCAGCTCTGTGATGATGAGGACGAG acGTCAGACTACATCAATGCTAGTCTTATGGACGGCTACAAGAGGAGCAACGCTTATATCGCAACTCAGG
- the LOC121843624 gene encoding tyrosine-protein phosphatase non-receptor type 9-like isoform X3, with product MAEALTSQEELAVEEFLSEVRSREHPHSAALVSQPTAVKFLMARKFDVSRATDLFQAYKNTRIKEGIFNINPEEEPLRSELLSGKFTVLPGRDAKGAALALFTARLHRSDVTTHRAVLQAIIFQLDKAIESVDTQRDGLIFIYDMTNSSYGNFDYELCVKILDLLKGAFPARLKCVFIVSSPLWFRAPFAVLRLFVREKLRERVCTVKAHELSNYIPVSSLPEHLDGTSRYSHVAWIQSCVNTHTAPGDAHTHPHDTHDCVGSLLLSYSLEPHNANAAATLAATQTSIDSHSDSPLLLASELALAATANSNCYDDSNANPHVHCGTVNGRTRGRAQNSPQSSGPQRNHQHWNGSARSYGVKAGLGVNTVVGVVSGASPNANSVNGRQPPPQSDTPPDTPLHHKVVGITMSDGSETLDDGTANEEEQEGEEEEDEVDGVPPLPQKSLPRHPQPPPSQCPSLSGASQPDEDPCPQEEVSVHMPDGVGMNVLELVEHVKKRKKKGIYQEYEEIRKEPPTGSFDYSKKLSNQIKNRYSDVLCLDQSRVRLCQLCDDEDEICASAQSCL from the exons ATGGCGGAAGCCTTGACGAGTCAGGAGGAACTG GCGGTGGAGGAGTTCCTGAGTGAGGTGCGTAGCAGGGAACATCCCCACAGTGCTGCTCTGGTCTCTCAGCCGACCGCCGTCAAGTTCCTCATGGCGCGCAAGTTTGATGTCTCCCGAGCAACAGACCTCTTCCAGGCATACAAG AACACGAGGATTAAGGAGGGCATCTTCAACATTAACCCAGAAGAGGAACCTCTCCGTTCTGAACTGCTCAGCGGAAAGTTCACCGTCCTG CCTGGTCGTGATGCTAAGGGTGCTGCTCTGGCTCTGTTCACCGCTCGTCTCCACCGCTCTGACGTCACTACCCATAGGGCTGTGCTGCAGGCCATCATCTTTCAGCTGGACAAAGCCATCGAGAG tgtTGACACCCAGAGAGATGGTTTAATATTCATCTATGACATGACCAACTCCAGCTATGGGAACTTTGACTATGAGCTCTGTGTCAAGATCCTCGACCTCCTCAAG gGTGCGTTCCCAGCGCGTCTGAAGTGTGTGTTCATCGTGTCGTCTCCTCTCTGGTTCAGAGCTCCCTTCGCCGTCCTCAGACTCTTCGTACGTGAGAAGCTGAGAGAGAGG gtGTGTACAGTGAAGGCCCACGAGCTGTCCAATTACATCCCAGTCTCTTCTCTTCCGGAACACCTGGACGGAACCTCCCGGTACAGCCACGTTGCCTGGATACAGTCCTGCGTCAACACACACACCGCCCCAGgcgacgcgcacacacacccgcACGACACACACGACTGCGTGGGCAGCCTGTTGCTCTCGTACAGCCTGGAGCCACACAACGCTAACGCCGCCGCTACGTTGGCCGCTACGCAAACCTCCATAGACTCCCACTCAGATTCGCCGCTGCTGTTAGCCTCCGAGCTAGCGTTAGCGGCTACGGCTAACTCCAACTGCTACGACGACAGTAATGCTAACCCACACGTCCACTGTGGTACAGTGAACGGCAGGACTCGAGGCCGGGCCCAGAACAGCCCCCAGAGCTCTGGACCACAGAGGAATCACCAACATTGGAACGGGTCTGCCCGTAGCTACGGTGTCAAGGCAGGGTTGGGGGTTAATACCGTTGTTGGGGTTGTTAGCGGCGCTAGCCCCAATGCTAACAGCGTGAATGGTCGCCAGCCCCCTCCCCAGTCGGACACGCCCCCGGACACACCCCTCCACCACAAAGTAGTAGGAATTACGATGAGTGACGGGTCAGAAACCCTCGACGACGGAACAGCGAACGAGGAagagcaggaaggagaggaggaagaggatgaggtagATGGGgtgcctcctctccctcagaaGTCTCTCCCACGCCACCCTCAACCCCCGCCGTCCCAGTGCCCCTCACTCAGCGGCGCGTCACAGCCGGACGAGGACCCTTGTCCCCAGGAAGAGGTGTCCGTACACATGCCTGACGGGGTAGGGATGAACGTGTTGGAGCTGGTGGAGCAcgtgaagaagaggaagaagaaaggaATCTACCAGGAGTATGAAGAGATACGCAAGGAGCCTCCTACTGGTAGCTTTGACTACAGCAa AAAGCTGTCCAATCAGATCAAGAACAGGTACAGTGATGTCCTCTGTCTGGACCAATCACGTGTCAGACTCTGCCAGCTCTGTGATGATGAGGACGAG atctgtgcctcggcacaatcctgtctctga